The following are from one region of the Magallana gigas chromosome 6, xbMagGiga1.1, whole genome shotgun sequence genome:
- the LOC105327225 gene encoding regulator of G-protein signaling 22 isoform X1 produces MAFMFVVMGSEGDIFSRRQSTSLTCIPWTAWSCKNYEQALEITGENLEDLLAYDDLFLDYFNAFLSLPVFPQPLRYNRLTGDFEDASKHLHRDSSSVSSSSSEGNNLPYGTTDSERDKLLEWAREERLPLFLSTQLFREFKLCKLLLRPLDDRYSASRNSSNQLRGYSRQSESYVSSLSNSADNSGHDEIDEEEMAAMQSQFQNSTLFKYQRPGSRAVSMPTRLDFEAEFYVQGSTATPGTQEPPPSETMPKSASFKKKIREISDNDKEEDIPERKPSVVKFDPVTSDVKNKRSAQKERRQKSEAEEAFMRHARVLSAPLNYADYMRHPMFGDFDFLFGEDEPDPDGRVYVSFQDERVSEEQTETDVKNMEGRLKMSLQQLKEQVLGKQNSMEGFKEFLSDTAGIHLLNFWLDCEYFKDAMENFDEIVNMDIRNRLFRDIQDKYKLNLTEEARDQITKASCNSSLSHTVFIRTQYDVLRRLRAYWVPRYLIHMERLRELRAIGSVMGIKGIRVDNSSRKITPFLPSISLVNSMPVRPDDVLTYSKTKSWDFLSKGGRKLDSRISSAKLKPALHPPSPVKLTKDRFLVALTSDKVAGGPFQRFLEKQEDRRLVSCLLFWQDVTDYGKEEDRSADRLLRLCHAWNIYNLYFPDGSNYPIGATDLEKALLHHTLLNAKDFVEANIFTSAKARAVELLEENWITYLKEDLKTFLDAHVRNGAQSPPESTDVIDIVVTNDELIITRPDPWVKRLTSSGWCTRNSSLKQNHIIPTTDSEREARLRAALRSADLLGPEERAERRAKARAKRKEMERERKKAIRAAYRRVKEAKRKKEPEKEDEEDMEFDIDGEKKPSKPPPPFVEMLHNKQIMTNFKKSLAESDEKERANMVYLYFDIENYLNLGNSKSEVKKKDSLAQNLYKSYIDAQGKKKVNFSEKLNSKMSERPKSPVIKDMQHYILPKIEESFKSYIIEKANEHGMEPREFANLSQAELSLRMGTDASLMGGTWKKGRKGKDDYDEDMDFETEAIKGVGSGKKMEFGPGVTVNFLEHEIKKRSGQRRVRFARTDGYVDHDSSFGMQDETTYAGTSRDHSSSQFDEPPSSKLSHRRGRRLKTGRAQPNKEDKDEFFKSLKQSAGGHLTLPMLFFYKYLLKHGEEDGSPLIDKDLFFYIEVQKFKDANHAHSDEELLRKKVQSIMECFLDSVTSPTLQIDITPQLQEKSIKAAQRYLAGKDVVANLFDEAQLAVFKELLPYWAGFRRGFQPPEDPAKRPVTKYQKMLKKRLDNIENYEIPKEDFTFPSIPDGSIAAYTFSLSDGVRWRREGVRDWEVSSDEAGSILGSPMDRSETATTRGGTSQKTLDQLKKRRKSHSLLSVPPGGVMTRNNTESSTSISVKE; encoded by the exons TACACAGTTATTCAGGGAATTCAAACTATGCAAACTCTTGTTACGGCCTCTGGATGACAGATATTCGGCTAGTCGTAATTCCAGTAACCAGTTACGAGGTTACAGCCGTCAGTCAGAGAGTTACGTTTCCAGCCTCAGTAACAGTGCTGACAACAGCGGCCACGATGAAATTGACGAGGAGGAGATGGCCGCCATGCAGAGTCAGTTCCAGAACTCCACACTGTTCAAGTATCAGCGCCCTGGGAGCAGGGCTGTCAGTATGCCCACAAGGCTAGACTTTGAAGCCG AATTCTATGTCCAAGGAAGCACAGCCACCCCAGGGACCCAAGAACCCCCACCCTCAGAAACCATGCCCAAAAGTGCCTCCTTCAAGAAGAAAATCag GGAAATATCCGACAACGATAAAGAGGAAGACATTCCAGAGAGGAAACCATCAGTTGTCAAGTTTGATCCCGTGACCA GCGATGTAAAAAATAAGCGCTCTGCACAAAAAGAGAGGCGACAGAAATCAGAGGCAGAAGAAGCATTTATGAGGCATGCTAG AGTCCTCTCGGCACCTCTGAACTATGCTGACTACATGCGGCACCCGATGTTTGGGGATTTTGATTTTCTGTTCGGTGAAGATGAGCCTGACCCAGATGGGCGGGTGTATGTGTCATTTCAAGACGAACGCGTCAGTGAGGAACAGACTGAGACTGACGTCAAAAACATGGAAGGCAGGCTGAAAATGTCACTTCAGCAGCTGAAGGAGCAAGTACTAGGAAAG CAAAATAGTATGGAAGGCTTCAAAGAGTTTCTGTCAGATACAGCTGGTATTCATCTACTGAACTTCTGGCTAGACTGCGAATATTTCAAAGATGCCATGGAGAACTTTGATGAGATTGTTAACATGGATATCAGAAACCGTCTGTTCAG GGATATCCAGGACAAATACAAGCTGAATTTGACAGAGGAGGCGCGTGATCAGATCACCAAGGCCTCTTGTAACTCCTCCCTCAGTCACACGGTCTTTATTCGCACGCAGTACGATGTCCTGCGGAGACTGCGAGCTTACTGGGTACCCAGATATCTCATCCACATGGAGCGGCTACGTGAGCTCAG AGCTATTGGTAGTGTAATGGGTATCAAGGGTATCAGAGTAGATAACTCTTCCCGGAAAATCACGCCTTTCCTGCCGTCCATCTCTCTAGTCAACTCCATGCCTGTCCGTCCAGACGATGTACTAACCTACTCCAAGACCAAGAGCTGGGACTTCCTGAGTAAGGGAGGCCGGAAGCTGGACTCAAGGATCTCCTCTGCCAAGCTCAAGCCCGCCTTGCACCCACCATCACCAGTCAA ATTGACCAAAGACAGATTTTTGGTTGCCTTAACTTCAGACAAGGTGGCAGGTGGTCCATTCCAAAGATTCCTGGAGAA ACAAGAGGATCGGCGCCTTGTGTCGTGTCTGCTGTTCTGGCAGGATGTGACGGACTACGGGAAAGAGGAGGACCGTTCCGCGGATAGACTGCTCCGGCTATGTCACGCCTGGAACATCTACAACCTGTACTTCCCGGATGGATCAAACTATCCCATAG GTGCCACTGATCTAGAGAAAGCTCTCCTACATCACACACTGCTCAATGCAAAGGACTTCGTAGAAGCTAATATCTTCACGTCGGCTAAAGCACGCGCTGTGGAGTTGTTGGAGGAAAATTGGATTACTTATCTGAAGGAAGATTTAAAGACCTTTTTAGA TGCCCATGTTAGAAATGGAGCCCAGAGTCCTCCAGAATCTACTGATGTGATAGACATTGTGGTGACCAATGATGAGTTGATTATCACAAGACCCGACCCATGGGTCAAAAG ATTGACCTCTTCAGGGTGGTGTACCCGCAATTCATCTCTAAAACAAAACCATAT AATTCCTACGACTGACTCGGAGAGAGAGGCCAGGCTAAGAGCTGCCTTGAGGTCTGCTGATCTGCTTGGACCCGAGGAAAGGGCAGAGCGGAGGGCAAAAGCCAGGGCCAAGAGGAAGGAGATGGAGCGGGAAAGGAAGAAGGCCATACGGGCCGCTTACAGGAGGGTGAAGGAGGCCAAGAGGAAAAAGGAACCAGAG AAAGAGGATGAGGAGGACATGGAGTTTGACATTGATGGAGAAAAGAAACCGTCCAAACCACCTCCCCCATTTGTAGAAATGCTCCATAACAAACA GATTATGACTAATTTCAAGAAGAGTTTAGCTGAGTCGGATGAGAAGGAAAGAGCAAACATGGTGTACCTGTATTTTGATATTGAGAACTACCTGAATTTAGGCAACAGCAAAAGTGAGGTCAAGAAAAAAGACTCGCTGGCTCAAAATCTATACAA atcttATATTGATGCTCAAGGGAAGAAAAAAGTGAATTTTAGTGAAAAATTGAACTCAAAAATGTCTGAAAGACCAAAATCTCCAGTCATAAAGGATATGCAGCattatattttgccaaaaatagAGGAATCATTTAAATCCTACATCATT GAAAAGGCCAATGAACATGGTATGGAACCCAGGGAGTTTGCCAATTTATCACAGGCAGAGCTGTCTTTACGCATGGGAACGGATGCCTCGCTCATGGGCGGAACATGGAAAAAGGGTCGTAAGGGCAAG GATGATTACGATGAGGATATGGACTTTGAGACAGAGGCAATAAAGGGGGTTGGAAGTGgtaaaaaaatggaatttgGGCCGGGGGTTACAGTAAATTTTCTagaacatgaaataaaaaagcgAAGTGGTCAGAGGCGTGTCCGCTTTGCCAGAACTGACGGATATGTAGACCATGATTCAAGTTTCGGGATGCAG GATGAAACGACGTACGCTGGTACCAGCAGAGATCATTCCTCATCGCAATTTGACGAACCTCCTTCGTCAAAATTATCCCACAGGCGCGGGCGAAGGTTAAAG ACTGGTCGAGCCCAGCCCAACAAGGAGGATAAGGACGAGTTCTTCAAGTCCCTGAAGCAGTCGGCCGGGGGTCACCTGACACTGCCCATGCTGTTCTTCTACAAGTACCTCCTGAAGCATGGGGAGGAGGACGGGAGTCCGCTCATTGACAAGGACCTCTTCTTCTACATAGAGGTCCAGAAGTTCAAG GATGCCAACCATGCTCATTCGGATGAGGAACTTCTGAGAAAGAAAGTGCAATCCATAATGGAGTGTTTCTTGGATTCTGTGACTAGCCCCACACTACAG ATTGACATCACACCTCAACTTCAAGAAAAATCCATCAAGGCGGCTCAGAGATACTTGGCCGGTAAGGACGTGGTGGCTAACCTGTTTGACGAGGCCCAGCTGGCGGTGTTTAAAGAACTGCTCCCGTACTGGGCTGGGTTTAGGCGTGGCTTCCAGCCCCCGGAAGATCCTGCAAAGAGACCAG TGACAAAATACCAGAAGATGCTAAAGAAGAGGCTGGACAACATTGAGAACTATGAGATTCCCAAGGAGGACTTCACCTTCCCTTCAATCCCAGATGGATCTATTGCTGCTTATACCTTCTCTTTGTCTGACGGAGTCCGATGGAGG AGAGAAGGAGTGAGGGATTGG GAAGTGTCATCTGATGAAGCAGGAAGCATTCTAGGAAGTCCAATGGACCGTTCCGAAACAGCCACCACTAGAGGGGGAACCAGTCAGAAAACATTAGACCAGCTCAAAAAGAGGCGGAAATCCCACAGTTTACTAAGTGTACCACCAGGTGGCGTCATGACGAGGAATAACACAGAGTCGAGTACCAGCATATCAGTGAAGGAGTGA
- the LOC105327225 gene encoding regulator of G-protein signaling 22 isoform X5 produces MAFMFVVMGSEGDIFSRRQSTSLTCIPWTAWSCKNYEQALEITGENLEDLLAYDDLFLDYFNAFLSLPVFPQPLRYNRLTGDFEDASKHLHRDSSSVSSSSSEGNNLPYGTTDSERDKLLEWAREERLPLFLSTQLFREFKLCKLLLRPLDDRYSASRNSSNQLRGYSRQSESYVSSLSNSADNSGHDEIDEEEMAAMQSQFQNSTLFKYQRPGSRAVSMPTRLDFEAEFYVQGSTATPGTQEPPPSETMPKSASFKKKIREISDNDKEEDIPERKPSVVKFDPVTSDVKNKRSAQKERRQKSEAEEAFMRHARVLSAPLNYADYMRHPMFGDFDFLFGEDEPDPDGRVYVSFQDERVSEEQTETDVKNMEGRLKMSLQQLKEQVLGKQNSMEGFKEFLSDTAGIHLLNFWLDCEYFKDAMENFDEIVNMDIRNRLFRDIQDKYKLNLTEEARDQITKASCNSSLSHTVFIRTQYDVLRRLRAYWVPRYLIHMERLRELRAIGSVMGIKGIRVDNSSRKITPFLPSISLVNSMPVRPDDVLTYSKTKSWDFLSKGGRKLDSRISSAKLKPALHPPSPVKLTKDRFLVALTSDKVAGGPFQRFLEKQEDRRLVSCLLFWQDVTDYGKEEDRSADRLLRLCHAWNIYNLYFPDGSNYPIGATDLEKALLHHTLLNAKDFVEANIFTSAKARAVELLEENWITYLKEDLKTFLDAHVRNGAQSPPESTDVIDIVVTNDELIITRPDPWVKRIPTTDSEREARLRAALRSADLLGPEERAERRAKARAKRKEMERERKKAIRAAYRRVKEAKRKKEPEKEDEEDMEFDIDGEKKPSKPPPPFVEMLHNKQIMTNFKKSLAESDEKERANMVYLYFDIENYLNLGNSKSEVKKKDSLAQNLYKSYIDAQGKKKVNFSEKLNSKMSERPKSPVIKDMQHYILPKIEESFKSYIIEKANEHGMEPREFANLSQAELSLRMGTDASLMGGTWKKGRKGKDDYDEDMDFETEAIKGVGSGKKMEFGPGVTVNFLEHEIKKRSGQRRVRFARTDGYVDHDSSFGMQDETTYAGTSRDHSSSQFDEPPSSKLSHRRGRRLKTGRAQPNKEDKDEFFKSLKQSAGGHLTLPMLFFYKYLLKHGEEDGSPLIDKDLFFYIEVQKFKDANHAHSDEELLRKKVQSIMECFLDSVTSPTLQIDITPQLQEKSIKAAQRYLAGKDVVANLFDEAQLAVFKELLPYWAGFRRGFQPPEDPAKRPVTKYQKMLKKRLDNIENYEIPKEDFTFPSIPDGSIAAYTFSLSDGVRWRREGVRDWEVSSDEAGSILGSPMDRSETATTRGGTSQKTLDQLKKRRKSHSLLSVPPGGVMTRNNTESSTSISVKE; encoded by the exons TACACAGTTATTCAGGGAATTCAAACTATGCAAACTCTTGTTACGGCCTCTGGATGACAGATATTCGGCTAGTCGTAATTCCAGTAACCAGTTACGAGGTTACAGCCGTCAGTCAGAGAGTTACGTTTCCAGCCTCAGTAACAGTGCTGACAACAGCGGCCACGATGAAATTGACGAGGAGGAGATGGCCGCCATGCAGAGTCAGTTCCAGAACTCCACACTGTTCAAGTATCAGCGCCCTGGGAGCAGGGCTGTCAGTATGCCCACAAGGCTAGACTTTGAAGCCG AATTCTATGTCCAAGGAAGCACAGCCACCCCAGGGACCCAAGAACCCCCACCCTCAGAAACCATGCCCAAAAGTGCCTCCTTCAAGAAGAAAATCag GGAAATATCCGACAACGATAAAGAGGAAGACATTCCAGAGAGGAAACCATCAGTTGTCAAGTTTGATCCCGTGACCA GCGATGTAAAAAATAAGCGCTCTGCACAAAAAGAGAGGCGACAGAAATCAGAGGCAGAAGAAGCATTTATGAGGCATGCTAG AGTCCTCTCGGCACCTCTGAACTATGCTGACTACATGCGGCACCCGATGTTTGGGGATTTTGATTTTCTGTTCGGTGAAGATGAGCCTGACCCAGATGGGCGGGTGTATGTGTCATTTCAAGACGAACGCGTCAGTGAGGAACAGACTGAGACTGACGTCAAAAACATGGAAGGCAGGCTGAAAATGTCACTTCAGCAGCTGAAGGAGCAAGTACTAGGAAAG CAAAATAGTATGGAAGGCTTCAAAGAGTTTCTGTCAGATACAGCTGGTATTCATCTACTGAACTTCTGGCTAGACTGCGAATATTTCAAAGATGCCATGGAGAACTTTGATGAGATTGTTAACATGGATATCAGAAACCGTCTGTTCAG GGATATCCAGGACAAATACAAGCTGAATTTGACAGAGGAGGCGCGTGATCAGATCACCAAGGCCTCTTGTAACTCCTCCCTCAGTCACACGGTCTTTATTCGCACGCAGTACGATGTCCTGCGGAGACTGCGAGCTTACTGGGTACCCAGATATCTCATCCACATGGAGCGGCTACGTGAGCTCAG AGCTATTGGTAGTGTAATGGGTATCAAGGGTATCAGAGTAGATAACTCTTCCCGGAAAATCACGCCTTTCCTGCCGTCCATCTCTCTAGTCAACTCCATGCCTGTCCGTCCAGACGATGTACTAACCTACTCCAAGACCAAGAGCTGGGACTTCCTGAGTAAGGGAGGCCGGAAGCTGGACTCAAGGATCTCCTCTGCCAAGCTCAAGCCCGCCTTGCACCCACCATCACCAGTCAA ATTGACCAAAGACAGATTTTTGGTTGCCTTAACTTCAGACAAGGTGGCAGGTGGTCCATTCCAAAGATTCCTGGAGAA ACAAGAGGATCGGCGCCTTGTGTCGTGTCTGCTGTTCTGGCAGGATGTGACGGACTACGGGAAAGAGGAGGACCGTTCCGCGGATAGACTGCTCCGGCTATGTCACGCCTGGAACATCTACAACCTGTACTTCCCGGATGGATCAAACTATCCCATAG GTGCCACTGATCTAGAGAAAGCTCTCCTACATCACACACTGCTCAATGCAAAGGACTTCGTAGAAGCTAATATCTTCACGTCGGCTAAAGCACGCGCTGTGGAGTTGTTGGAGGAAAATTGGATTACTTATCTGAAGGAAGATTTAAAGACCTTTTTAGA TGCCCATGTTAGAAATGGAGCCCAGAGTCCTCCAGAATCTACTGATGTGATAGACATTGTGGTGACCAATGATGAGTTGATTATCACAAGACCCGACCCATGGGTCAAAAG AATTCCTACGACTGACTCGGAGAGAGAGGCCAGGCTAAGAGCTGCCTTGAGGTCTGCTGATCTGCTTGGACCCGAGGAAAGGGCAGAGCGGAGGGCAAAAGCCAGGGCCAAGAGGAAGGAGATGGAGCGGGAAAGGAAGAAGGCCATACGGGCCGCTTACAGGAGGGTGAAGGAGGCCAAGAGGAAAAAGGAACCAGAG AAAGAGGATGAGGAGGACATGGAGTTTGACATTGATGGAGAAAAGAAACCGTCCAAACCACCTCCCCCATTTGTAGAAATGCTCCATAACAAACA GATTATGACTAATTTCAAGAAGAGTTTAGCTGAGTCGGATGAGAAGGAAAGAGCAAACATGGTGTACCTGTATTTTGATATTGAGAACTACCTGAATTTAGGCAACAGCAAAAGTGAGGTCAAGAAAAAAGACTCGCTGGCTCAAAATCTATACAA atcttATATTGATGCTCAAGGGAAGAAAAAAGTGAATTTTAGTGAAAAATTGAACTCAAAAATGTCTGAAAGACCAAAATCTCCAGTCATAAAGGATATGCAGCattatattttgccaaaaatagAGGAATCATTTAAATCCTACATCATT GAAAAGGCCAATGAACATGGTATGGAACCCAGGGAGTTTGCCAATTTATCACAGGCAGAGCTGTCTTTACGCATGGGAACGGATGCCTCGCTCATGGGCGGAACATGGAAAAAGGGTCGTAAGGGCAAG GATGATTACGATGAGGATATGGACTTTGAGACAGAGGCAATAAAGGGGGTTGGAAGTGgtaaaaaaatggaatttgGGCCGGGGGTTACAGTAAATTTTCTagaacatgaaataaaaaagcgAAGTGGTCAGAGGCGTGTCCGCTTTGCCAGAACTGACGGATATGTAGACCATGATTCAAGTTTCGGGATGCAG GATGAAACGACGTACGCTGGTACCAGCAGAGATCATTCCTCATCGCAATTTGACGAACCTCCTTCGTCAAAATTATCCCACAGGCGCGGGCGAAGGTTAAAG ACTGGTCGAGCCCAGCCCAACAAGGAGGATAAGGACGAGTTCTTCAAGTCCCTGAAGCAGTCGGCCGGGGGTCACCTGACACTGCCCATGCTGTTCTTCTACAAGTACCTCCTGAAGCATGGGGAGGAGGACGGGAGTCCGCTCATTGACAAGGACCTCTTCTTCTACATAGAGGTCCAGAAGTTCAAG GATGCCAACCATGCTCATTCGGATGAGGAACTTCTGAGAAAGAAAGTGCAATCCATAATGGAGTGTTTCTTGGATTCTGTGACTAGCCCCACACTACAG ATTGACATCACACCTCAACTTCAAGAAAAATCCATCAAGGCGGCTCAGAGATACTTGGCCGGTAAGGACGTGGTGGCTAACCTGTTTGACGAGGCCCAGCTGGCGGTGTTTAAAGAACTGCTCCCGTACTGGGCTGGGTTTAGGCGTGGCTTCCAGCCCCCGGAAGATCCTGCAAAGAGACCAG TGACAAAATACCAGAAGATGCTAAAGAAGAGGCTGGACAACATTGAGAACTATGAGATTCCCAAGGAGGACTTCACCTTCCCTTCAATCCCAGATGGATCTATTGCTGCTTATACCTTCTCTTTGTCTGACGGAGTCCGATGGAGG AGAGAAGGAGTGAGGGATTGG GAAGTGTCATCTGATGAAGCAGGAAGCATTCTAGGAAGTCCAATGGACCGTTCCGAAACAGCCACCACTAGAGGGGGAACCAGTCAGAAAACATTAGACCAGCTCAAAAAGAGGCGGAAATCCCACAGTTTACTAAGTGTACCACCAGGTGGCGTCATGACGAGGAATAACACAGAGTCGAGTACCAGCATATCAGTGAAGGAGTGA